A genomic segment from Tuwongella immobilis encodes:
- a CDS encoding cellulase family glycosylhydrolase, with the protein MSRWWFFRRLAATCSPFFRATVPAAWIRPAPLRMESLEERLAMSTTPVDVQFSVTNNWQSGFGANVVVVNTSGSPVSDWKLEFDFAASIDQIWNAKIVSRVGNRYTLEDVGYNAGIPVGNSISFGFNGSPGGTIVAPSNYEFNDIPLSSTPTTPPSIAINDVTVTPPTGTGGAITGAFSTSGNQIVDANGNVVRITGVNWFGMETTNFAPHGLWTRGYKSMMDQMKATGFNTIRLPFSSQLFDASSRPNGIDFSQNPDLQNLSGLQIMDKIVDYAGQIGMRILLDHHRSEAGNSANSNGLWYTSAYPESTWINNWRMLAQRYAGNPTIIGADLHNEPHGPATWGSGNLATDWRLAAERAGNAILAVNSDWLIVVEGVESGPSGNYWWGGNLSAAGTHPVRLNVPNRLVYSPHDYPASVFPQSWFSDPNYPNNLPAIWERTWGYLYKQNIAPVMIGEFGSKLETNSDRIWANALLDYLDGGVTGGTLPANSQGISWLYWSWNPNSGDTGGILQDDWRTVHQNKLDLLQPSQFSFGGGGSTAGTATFTVRLSQASSQPVTVAFRTVDGTAVSGQDYSALTGTLTFAPGQTEQTIRVTILPNSANEPTEVFSILLSNPTNATLSDATGNGTIVGSTLPPPPPPPPPPPPPPPPPPPPPPAPTLSIGNVTVSEPTSGSRTATFTVTLSAASSQAISVAFSTADGTALAGSDYLSNSGTLTFAPGETTKTIAISVQADSLVESTETFRVLLANASNATIAVGTGTGSITDTPPVSPPPPPPPTTSPGVAVTYTTASQWNSGFVGNVGIRNTGSTPITDWTMEFELAATITNIWGAEIVSRVGNRYTIRAASWNRQIGVNQSISFGFQAATNMFAPPSGFRFNGVAV; encoded by the coding sequence ATGTCGCGATGGTGGTTTTTTCGTCGGTTGGCCGCAACCTGCTCACCCTTTTTTCGAGCCACAGTGCCCGCGGCCTGGATTCGCCCGGCTCCGTTGCGAATGGAATCGCTGGAAGAACGACTCGCCATGTCCACCACCCCCGTGGATGTGCAATTTAGCGTCACCAACAACTGGCAATCCGGCTTCGGGGCCAACGTCGTGGTGGTGAACACCTCGGGTTCGCCGGTCTCGGATTGGAAGCTAGAATTCGATTTCGCCGCCTCCATTGATCAAATTTGGAACGCCAAAATTGTCAGCCGAGTCGGGAATCGCTACACGCTGGAAGATGTCGGCTACAACGCCGGCATTCCGGTGGGGAATTCGATCTCGTTCGGATTCAATGGCTCGCCGGGTGGCACCATTGTTGCCCCCAGCAATTACGAGTTCAACGATATTCCCCTGTCCAGCACACCAACGACGCCACCCAGCATCGCCATTAACGATGTCACCGTCACTCCGCCCACGGGGACCGGCGGGGCGATCACCGGGGCGTTCTCAACGTCCGGCAATCAGATTGTCGATGCCAACGGCAACGTCGTGCGCATCACCGGCGTCAACTGGTTTGGCATGGAAACCACCAATTTCGCCCCGCATGGCCTGTGGACTCGCGGCTACAAGTCGATGATGGACCAGATGAAGGCCACCGGATTCAACACGATTCGGCTGCCGTTTTCCAGCCAATTGTTCGATGCCAGCAGTCGGCCCAACGGAATCGACTTCTCCCAGAATCCCGATTTGCAGAATCTTTCCGGTCTGCAAATCATGGACAAAATCGTCGATTACGCCGGGCAGATCGGCATGCGGATTCTCCTGGATCACCACCGTTCCGAGGCGGGAAATAGCGCCAACAGCAACGGTCTGTGGTATACCTCCGCATATCCCGAATCGACCTGGATCAACAATTGGCGGATGCTGGCCCAACGCTACGCGGGCAACCCGACCATCATCGGCGCGGATCTGCACAACGAACCGCATGGCCCGGCCACATGGGGGAGCGGCAACCTGGCCACCGACTGGCGATTGGCAGCCGAGCGAGCCGGGAACGCGATTCTTGCGGTCAATTCCGACTGGCTGATTGTCGTCGAAGGCGTCGAAAGCGGCCCATCCGGGAATTACTGGTGGGGCGGCAATCTCTCGGCGGCGGGAACGCATCCGGTGCGGTTGAATGTACCCAACCGGCTGGTCTATTCCCCGCATGATTACCCCGCATCGGTCTTTCCGCAATCGTGGTTCAGCGATCCGAACTATCCCAATAATCTCCCTGCGATTTGGGAACGCACATGGGGATATTTATACAAGCAGAATATCGCCCCGGTGATGATCGGCGAGTTCGGCAGCAAATTGGAGACGAATTCCGACCGAATTTGGGCCAATGCACTGTTGGATTATCTCGATGGTGGTGTGACCGGCGGCACGCTCCCGGCCAATTCCCAGGGCATCAGTTGGTTGTACTGGTCCTGGAATCCCAATTCCGGCGATACGGGCGGGATTCTGCAAGATGATTGGCGAACGGTGCATCAAAACAAGCTCGATTTACTGCAACCCTCGCAATTTTCCTTCGGCGGTGGTGGGTCGACAGCCGGGACTGCGACATTCACGGTGCGGCTCTCGCAGGCGAGTTCGCAGCCGGTCACGGTCGCCTTCCGCACGGTCGATGGCACGGCGGTTTCCGGCCAGGATTACAGTGCCCTCACCGGAACGCTGACGTTTGCACCTGGTCAAACCGAGCAAACGATTCGGGTGACGATTCTGCCCAATTCCGCCAATGAACCAACGGAAGTGTTTTCGATTTTGCTCAGCAATCCGACCAATGCCACACTGAGCGATGCGACGGGAAATGGCACGATTGTGGGCAGCACACTCCCGCCACCGCCGCCACCTCCGCCACCGCCGCCGCCACCACCGCCACCGCCGCCACCGCCGCCACCTGCACCGACACTGTCGATCGGCAATGTCACGGTGAGCGAGCCGACAAGTGGAAGCCGAACCGCGACGTTCACCGTCACGCTGTCAGCGGCGAGCAGTCAAGCGATTAGCGTGGCGTTTTCCACCGCCGATGGCACTGCACTGGCGGGGTCCGACTATCTCTCCAATAGTGGTACGCTGACGTTTGCACCGGGCGAAACCACCAAGACAATTGCGATTTCCGTGCAGGCCGATTCGCTGGTGGAATCGACCGAGACATTCCGCGTGCTGCTGGCGAATGCGAGCAACGCGACGATCGCCGTGGGAACCGGGACCGGGAGCATCACCGATACCCCGCCGGTCAGCCCGCCCCCGCCCCCACCACCGACCACGTCACCGGGTGTTGCGGTGACATACACCACCGCGTCGCAATGGAACTCGGGCTTTGTGGGCAATGTTGGCATTCGCAACACCGGCAGCACGCCAATCACCGATTGGACGATGGAATTTGAGCTGGCAGCGACCATCACCAACATTTGGGGAGCCGAGATTGTCAGCCGCGTCGGCAATCGATACACGATTCGTGCCGCCAGTTGGAATCGGCAAATCGGGGTGAATCAATCGATTTCCTTCGGTTTCCAAGCCGCCACCAACATGTTTGCCCCGCCGAGCGGATTCCGATTCAACGGCGTCGCCGTGTAA
- a CDS encoding RNA polymerase sigma factor produces MSASDGSESTNTTLLRRLRDAPQDPEAWAAFVDRYGRMMVRWCRHWGLQQADAEDVTQSVMVELLRQMRQFVYDRSGSFRSWLRTVTYRAWTRFLESRNQRATREQQVPDPLDSPAAYPDFLEHFIRENDRELLEIAMERVRLRVQPQTWEAFRLTALENLAGAEVAAQLGMNVGTVFVARSKVQRMLRDEYLRINPEGSELLPEADPS; encoded by the coding sequence ATGAGTGCGTCGGATGGTTCGGAATCGACGAATACCACGCTCCTCCGACGATTGCGCGATGCCCCGCAAGATCCTGAAGCCTGGGCCGCGTTTGTCGATCGCTATGGCCGAATGATGGTTCGCTGGTGCCGGCATTGGGGACTGCAACAGGCCGATGCCGAGGATGTCACGCAATCGGTGATGGTCGAACTGCTACGGCAAATGCGGCAATTCGTCTACGATCGTTCGGGAAGTTTCCGTTCCTGGTTGCGGACGGTCACGTATCGCGCTTGGACTCGCTTTCTGGAATCACGCAATCAACGGGCGACTCGGGAGCAGCAGGTGCCCGATCCGTTGGATTCGCCCGCAGCGTATCCGGATTTTCTGGAGCATTTCATTCGGGAGAACGACCGGGAATTGTTGGAAATCGCTATGGAACGGGTGCGCCTTCGTGTCCAGCCACAAACCTGGGAGGCGTTTCGCTTGACAGCCTTGGAGAATCTCGCTGGCGCAGAAGTCGCGGCGCAATTGGGCATGAATGTCGGCACCGTTTTCGTCGCACGCAGCAAAGTCCAACGCATGCTCCGTGATGAATATCTTCGCATCAATCCGGAAGGCAGCGAGTTGCTCCCGGAGGCCGACCCATCATGA
- a CDS encoding serine/threonine-protein kinase yields MTVCPADRVWATLLDDPTRDADVHLEAHLASCPSCQRRLLQLSDPAGLLAILAERDDSESLPDSEFFRGILQQVTEAARRDQLGLNADVWPERYGPRLGLESISEIGRGGTGIVYKGWQAGRNRWIALKVVPLVRLQGDALARQRRGVEALTQIRHPAIVRIDEVGRIDDWVYGLLEYVEGGDLRQWLRDGHLGDWRQRANLLAEIADAVQIVHDHGIIHRDLKTSNILMTPDGQPKLADFGMAKSLIDPRELTHRGDLLGTPAYMAPEQASGLPNVSGIATDVYSLGVIAYELLTGRTPFRGSTSFDTLYQVVHVPPVAPRRWNREIPEPLERICLQCLQKSPENRPTSAAKVAHALRQWLAGDTDVTRNLTAPSPPLAAGEPSSIPSSETDRDWGILQDRRFHIGVGIGMVVGIVLAWFVGGIL; encoded by the coding sequence ATGACCGTCTGTCCGGCGGATCGAGTCTGGGCGACGCTTCTGGATGACCCCACTCGGGATGCCGATGTCCATTTGGAAGCGCATCTGGCGAGTTGCCCCAGCTGTCAACGCCGATTGCTGCAACTATCCGACCCCGCAGGACTTCTGGCGATTCTTGCCGAGCGTGATGATTCCGAATCACTCCCCGATTCGGAATTCTTTCGTGGCATCCTCCAGCAGGTGACCGAGGCCGCCCGTCGCGATCAACTCGGACTCAACGCCGATGTCTGGCCCGAACGCTATGGCCCACGTTTGGGGTTGGAATCGATCAGTGAAATTGGCCGCGGCGGGACCGGCATCGTCTACAAAGGCTGGCAGGCGGGACGCAATCGCTGGATCGCCTTGAAGGTAGTGCCGTTGGTGCGCTTGCAAGGCGATGCCTTGGCCCGACAGCGGCGCGGCGTCGAAGCGCTGACGCAGATTCGCCATCCGGCGATTGTCCGAATCGACGAAGTCGGACGAATCGATGATTGGGTTTACGGCCTGCTGGAATATGTCGAAGGGGGCGATTTGCGGCAGTGGCTGCGCGATGGGCATCTGGGCGACTGGCGACAGCGAGCGAATCTACTGGCCGAAATTGCCGATGCCGTGCAGATCGTGCACGATCACGGCATTATTCACCGCGATTTGAAAACATCCAACATTCTGATGACACCCGATGGGCAGCCGAAACTCGCCGATTTCGGCATGGCTAAATCGCTGATCGATCCCCGCGAACTCACGCATCGTGGCGACCTGCTTGGCACCCCGGCGTACATGGCACCCGAGCAGGCGAGTGGGCTACCGAACGTCAGCGGCATCGCCACCGATGTCTACTCGCTTGGGGTGATCGCCTACGAATTGCTCACGGGCCGCACGCCATTTCGAGGCAGCACCTCGTTCGACACCCTCTACCAGGTGGTGCATGTGCCGCCGGTCGCTCCCCGACGATGGAATCGGGAGATTCCCGAACCGTTGGAGCGAATCTGCCTGCAATGTCTGCAAAAATCGCCGGAGAATCGCCCCACCAGCGCCGCGAAGGTGGCCCACGCCTTGCGGCAATGGCTGGCCGGCGACACCGATGTGACCCGCAACTTGACCGCACCATCACCACCCCTCGCTGCGGGGGAGCCATCTTCAATTCCATCCTCCGAAACCGACCGTGATTGGGGGATTCTCCAGGATCGACGATTCCACATCGGCGTTGGCATCGGCATGGTTGTGGGCATCGTTTTGGCTTGGTTCGTGGGGGGCATCCTGTGA
- a CDS encoding BPSS1187 family protein translates to MRSARRLPLLAAMVWMTILGSLSAQTDKPTPYNDPKPKRYDLTKRASEIDPRAKEHPEIGFLFKDAKGKVMDLQHATVDTSVAPQGKLVIWLMDHNAALFQRVASYGLHGIQVHYANKWFGMLKPEVRDDGSSLGKIRLEAATGDDITPIVTIPQPDSLKERSLQFVKWLAKEHPQGKWGQFLTSDGKDLRWDKVILAGASHGSTTAARFAKHQKVDRVVMFCGPRDQLDSWQALPSATPANRFFGFSHVLDTGWSGDHYCRSWEMLGLTEFGPIVDVDTTPAPFGNSRRLTTNADVMKNVNRAHSSVVPGGAAVKDAKGKFIHEAVWKYLFLHPVDSVGKPVAADPECKKNLKK, encoded by the coding sequence ATGCGCTCCGCACGCCGATTGCCGTTGTTGGCAGCAATGGTCTGGATGACGATTCTTGGCTCGCTGTCGGCACAAACCGACAAGCCGACGCCGTACAACGACCCCAAGCCGAAGCGGTATGACCTGACCAAACGGGCCAGCGAAATCGATCCACGCGCCAAAGAACACCCCGAAATCGGCTTTCTCTTCAAAGATGCCAAGGGAAAGGTGATGGATCTGCAGCATGCCACCGTCGATACCAGCGTGGCACCGCAAGGCAAGCTGGTGATTTGGCTGATGGATCACAACGCGGCACTGTTTCAGCGCGTCGCCAGCTACGGATTGCATGGAATCCAAGTGCATTACGCGAACAAATGGTTCGGCATGCTCAAGCCGGAAGTCCGCGACGATGGCAGCAGTCTGGGCAAGATTCGACTGGAAGCCGCCACCGGAGACGACATCACGCCCATCGTCACGATTCCGCAGCCCGATAGCCTGAAGGAACGCTCGTTGCAGTTTGTCAAATGGTTGGCCAAGGAACATCCGCAGGGGAAATGGGGGCAGTTTCTCACGAGTGACGGCAAGGATTTACGCTGGGACAAGGTGATTCTCGCTGGGGCATCGCACGGCTCGACCACTGCTGCACGCTTTGCCAAGCATCAAAAGGTGGACCGCGTCGTGATGTTCTGTGGTCCCCGCGATCAACTCGATTCCTGGCAAGCGTTACCCTCCGCGACTCCCGCCAATCGCTTCTTCGGTTTCTCGCATGTGCTGGATACCGGCTGGTCGGGCGATCATTACTGCCGATCGTGGGAAATGCTGGGGCTGACCGAATTTGGGCCGATCGTCGATGTGGATACCACGCCCGCGCCGTTTGGCAATTCCCGTCGATTGACCACGAATGCGGATGTGATGAAGAATGTGAATCGAGCGCATTCGTCGGTCGTGCCCGGCGGCGCGGCCGTCAAAGATGCCAAGGGGAAATTCATTCACGAAGCGGTGTGGAAATATCTATTCCTGCACCCGGTCGATTCG